The proteins below are encoded in one region of Campylobacter helveticus:
- the hemH gene encoding ferrochelatase → MKLVLFLNMGGATNLKDCELFLKNMFNDPYILGIKNGFLRSFVAFCITKARVGAMRENYKQIGSSSPLNFITASLCEKLNSRQESFKFDFINLYVPPFAKEILEKYTLKSEDELILFPLYPHHSQTTTTTSLEALHNEIKKQKIEAKIKEVNFFYKDENYNAMIIKHILKANEIFLPERKKSLIFSAHSLPISVIKKGDLYEKHIREHFELLKKQLSDKFDTILLSYQSKLGPVKWLGPSTEEILKGLKNEALIYPLSFCIDCSETIFELELEYRKIATKNYHLIACPNDSLEFQNFILSHLDN, encoded by the coding sequence ATGAAGCTTGTTTTGTTTTTAAATATGGGTGGGGCAACAAATTTAAAAGATTGCGAACTTTTTTTAAAAAATATGTTTAATGACCCTTATATTTTGGGGATTAAAAATGGTTTTTTACGCTCTTTTGTTGCCTTTTGCATTACAAAAGCAAGAGTGGGGGCGATGAGGGAAAATTACAAGCAAATAGGAAGCTCTTCTCCACTTAATTTTATAACCGCTTCGCTTTGTGAAAAGCTAAATTCCAGGCAAGAAAGTTTTAAATTTGATTTTATCAATCTTTATGTCCCGCCTTTTGCTAAGGAAATTTTGGAAAAATATACGCTTAAAAGTGAAGATGAGCTAATCCTTTTCCCTCTTTATCCTCATCACTCTCAAACCACAACCACAACTTCCCTTGAGGCTTTACATAATGAGATAAAAAAACAAAAGATTGAGGCAAAAATTAAAGAGGTGAATTTTTTTTACAAAGATGAGAATTATAATGCGATGATAATTAAGCATATTTTAAAGGCAAATGAAATTTTTTTGCCGGAGCGTAAAAAAAGTTTGATTTTTTCGGCACATTCCTTGCCTATTTCTGTGATAAAAAAGGGGGATTTGTATGAAAAGCACATTAGGGAGCATTTTGAGCTTTTAAAAAAGCAATTAAGTGATAAATTTGATACGATTTTGCTTTCTTACCAGTCCAAATTAGGACCCGTAAAATGGCTTGGTCCTAGCACGGAGGAAATTTTAAAGGGACTTAAAAATGAAGCTTTGATTTATCCACTTTCTTTTTGCATTGATTGTTCTGAAACGATTTTTGAACTTGAACTCGAATATAGAAAAATCGCCACAAAAAACTATCATCTCATCGCCTGTCCTAATGATAGCTTAGAATTTCAAAATTTCATTTTAAGTCATTTGGATAATTAA
- the maf gene encoding septum formation inhibitor Maf, which produces MLVLASSSKIRATLLQNEGIEFKQVSFDYDEGLTKDINASLYVQKIVLEKERQFCEKNTHKDENLLFTDSVVSVKGQILTKAKNDEEALKMLQMQSQNEVSILSAFLLQSPKKKIFSLSKTTLFLDKFDEDDLKTYIQSKLYLNKAGAIMCEGFHQKYILRQIGTLNTALGLDTQTLKAYL; this is translated from the coding sequence ATGCTTGTTCTAGCCTCAAGTTCTAAAATAAGAGCCACTTTATTACAAAATGAGGGTATAGAATTTAAGCAAGTATCTTTTGACTATGATGAAGGCTTGACAAAAGACATTAATGCTAGTCTTTATGTGCAAAAAATCGTCCTTGAAAAAGAAAGGCAATTTTGTGAAAAAAATACCCACAAAGATGAAAATCTTCTTTTTACTGATAGTGTCGTAAGCGTTAAAGGACAAATTTTAACGAAGGCTAAAAATGATGAGGAGGCACTCAAAATGCTTCAAATGCAAAGTCAAAATGAAGTAAGTATTTTAAGTGCTTTTTTACTTCAAAGTCCTAAAAAAAAGATTTTTTCTCTTTCAAAAACCACACTTTTTTTGGATAAATTTGACGAAGATGACTTAAAAACTTACATCCAAAGTAAGCTTTACCTCAATAAAGCGGGTGCAATAATGTGCGAGGGCTTTCATCAAAAGTATATTTTAAGACAAATTGGCACTCTTAATACAGCCTTAGGGCTAGACACTCAAACTTTAAAGGCATATTTATGA
- the tmk gene encoding dTMP kinase produces the protein MYIVLEGIDCVGKSTQIELLKPIFKDAIFTSEPGATKLGEHLRELLLNRPYPISSKAELLLFLADRNQHYEELLRENEEKLIISDRSIISGMAYAKNFDLDILFNLNAFALNDFFPQKAIFLRADEALLKERMAQKNLDSIEKRGAWYFMEVQEKMEEVLNFLKLKIDLKVLNLDARESIENLHNKIKEFIDD, from the coding sequence TTGTATATAGTGTTAGAGGGGATTGACTGCGTAGGGAAAAGCACCCAAATCGAACTTTTAAAGCCCATTTTTAAAGACGCCATTTTCACAAGTGAGCCTGGAGCCACGAAACTTGGAGAGCATTTAAGGGAATTGTTGCTTAATCGACCTTACCCCATTTCATCTAAGGCAGAGCTTTTGCTTTTTTTAGCCGATAGAAATCAACACTACGAAGAGCTTTTAAGAGAAAATGAAGAAAAACTCATCATTAGTGATAGAAGCATTATTTCAGGTATGGCTTATGCGAAGAATTTTGACCTTGATATATTATTTAATCTCAACGCTTTCGCTCTTAATGATTTCTTCCCTCAAAAGGCGATTTTTTTAAGAGCTGATGAGGCTTTATTAAAAGAAAGAATGGCACAAAAAAATTTAGATAGCATAGAAAAACGAGGGGCTTGGTATTTTATGGAAGTGCAAGAAAAAATGGAAGAGGTTTTAAATTTCTTAAAACTTAAAATTGACCTTAAAGTTTTAAATCTTGACGCAAGAGAAAGCATAGAAAATTTGCATAATAAAATAAAGGAATTTATCGATGATTAA
- a CDS encoding type I restriction endonuclease: protein MQKLNETETRKLLIDPALEKAGWNFEYIKLEYGIQAKDYEFSDGEMKKDGKRKSKKKADYVLFHKEHYLAVIEAKANDKNQAKG from the coding sequence ATGCAAAAGTTAAACGAGACTGAAACTAGAAAACTCTTAATCGACCCTGCATTAGAGAAAGCAGGATGGAATTTTGAATATATAAAATTAGAATACGGTATCCAAGCCAAAGATTATGAATTTAGCGATGGGGAAATGAAAAAAGATGGTAAAAGAAAAAGCAAAAAGAAAGCTGACTATGTGCTTTTTCATAAAGAACATTACCTCGCCGTGATAGAAGCAAAAGCCAACGATAAGAATCAAGCGAAGGGCTAG
- a CDS encoding UbiX family flavin prenyltransferase codes for MKILLGISGSSSVHLGLKILEILEQESELFCIITKGAKKSFVAENKQNLEQICKKFHKCTFLDDEDLSAGVSSGSFGIEKTLIAPSSISTLAKIHAGFCDTLLTRACAVALKERRKLILAVREMPFSTLNLEHMAKLSSMGVVIAPPIYASYGGVKNLEDFENFIVGKWLDLLEIRHNLYKRWS; via the coding sequence ATGAAGATTTTGCTAGGAATTTCAGGCTCTAGTAGTGTGCATTTAGGACTTAAAATTCTTGAAATTTTAGAACAAGAAAGTGAGCTTTTTTGCATTATTACTAAGGGGGCTAAAAAGAGTTTTGTGGCGGAAAACAAGCAAAATTTAGAGCAAATTTGTAAGAAATTTCACAAATGCACTTTTTTAGATGATGAGGATTTAAGCGCTGGGGTTTCAAGTGGCTCTTTTGGCATTGAAAAAACTTTAATTGCGCCTAGTTCGATTTCTACACTAGCTAAAATTCACGCTGGTTTTTGCGATACTTTACTCACGAGAGCTTGTGCGGTAGCTCTAAAAGAGCGTAGAAAACTCATCTTAGCTGTGCGTGAAATGCCTTTTTCCACGCTAAATTTGGAGCATATGGCAAAACTTTCTTCAATGGGTGTTGTGATAGCTCCACCCATTTATGCAAGTTATGGTGGGGTAAAAAATTTAGAAGATTTTGAAAATTTTATCGTTGGAAAATGGCTTGATTTGTTAGAAATTCGGCACAATTTATATAAAAGATGGAGTTGA
- a CDS encoding penicillin-binding protein 1A, producing the protein MKFLKYFFSFIALVFICAVIYISYLFTSADTEGYTFKEYSPPLTSQIYDKNGKLIANIFEQHRFYAKYEELPPKLIEALIAIEDTAFFEHNGVNIDAIFRAALKIIKTGGQTMEGASTLTQQFIKNTELTPERTLNRKIKEALLAYKMETFLTKEQILERYLNFIFFGHGYYGVKTAARGYFHKELNELSLKEIAMLVGMPKAPSSYDPTKHLDLSISRANNVIARLYSLGWISQSDYEIAMKEVPKIYDDTLTQNVAPYVVDEVVKQLSPQFNDLKTGGYQITLNLDLEVQKMAQEALKFGYDEIVKRDKDANLSTLNGAMVVVNHQNGDVLALVGGVDYEKSNYNRATQSTRQPGSSFKPFIYQIAINLGYSTMSEVADISRIFEGGAGNNEDWKPKNYGSNFQGLITLKQALTGSRNLATINLALEIGLDVVHSKLLEFGFNANIPANLSIVLGSFGISPLEFAKFYTMFGNYGVVKEPILIKEVKNKNGVLVAQFSSKETKVSKPEQSFLVLDMMKSVVEKGTGRNARVANIEIAGKTGTTNKSVDAWFCGLTPEIEALIWYGNDDNKPMRYTEGGARTAAPVFRDFLTRYVAAFPETKRKFDVPNEVRRGTYNGSREYYTPKSPLPSKKYHQNEILF; encoded by the coding sequence ATGAAATTTTTAAAATATTTTTTCTCTTTTATCGCCCTTGTTTTCATTTGCGCGGTAATTTATATTAGCTATCTTTTTACAAGTGCGGATACTGAGGGTTACACCTTTAAAGAATACAGCCCTCCATTAACAAGCCAAATTTATGACAAAAATGGCAAACTCATCGCAAATATCTTCGAGCAGCACCGCTTTTATGCTAAATATGAAGAACTTCCCCCAAAACTTATCGAAGCCTTGATAGCCATTGAGGATACGGCTTTTTTCGAGCATAATGGTGTCAATATTGATGCAATTTTTCGTGCTGCATTAAAGATTATTAAAACGGGCGGACAGACTATGGAGGGTGCCTCCACACTAACGCAACAATTTATCAAAAACACAGAGCTAACGCCTGAAAGAACGCTTAATAGAAAAATCAAAGAAGCCCTACTCGCCTACAAAATGGAAACCTTTCTAACTAAAGAACAAATTTTAGAGAGATATTTAAATTTCATCTTTTTTGGACACGGATATTATGGCGTCAAAACAGCAGCTAGGGGCTATTTTCATAAAGAATTAAATGAGCTAAGTCTTAAAGAAATCGCTATGCTTGTGGGTATGCCAAAAGCCCCAAGCTCTTATGACCCTACAAAGCATCTTGATTTAAGTATTTCAAGGGCAAATAATGTTATAGCAAGATTGTATTCTTTAGGTTGGATTTCTCAAAGTGATTACGAAATAGCAATGAAAGAAGTGCCAAAAATCTATGATGACACCCTAACGCAAAATGTCGCACCTTATGTGGTCGATGAAGTGGTTAAGCAATTAAGTCCGCAGTTTAACGACTTAAAAACTGGGGGCTATCAAATCACGCTTAATTTAGACCTTGAAGTGCAAAAAATGGCGCAAGAAGCCTTAAAATTTGGCTATGATGAGATAGTTAAACGCGACAAAGATGCAAATTTAAGCACTCTAAACGGCGCTATGGTTGTGGTAAATCATCAAAATGGCGATGTTTTAGCCTTAGTGGGTGGGGTGGATTATGAAAAAAGTAATTATAATAGAGCCACACAAAGCACAAGGCAACCAGGAAGCTCTTTTAAGCCTTTTATTTACCAAATCGCCATTAATCTTGGCTACTCGACTATGAGTGAAGTAGCTGACATTTCACGCATTTTTGAAGGTGGGGCTGGAAATAATGAAGACTGGAAGCCTAAAAATTACGGAAGCAATTTTCAAGGACTCATTACGCTAAAACAGGCTTTAACAGGCTCAAGAAATCTTGCTACCATTAACCTAGCCCTTGAAATAGGACTTGATGTGGTGCATTCTAAGCTTTTAGAATTTGGCTTTAATGCAAATATCCCTGCGAATTTATCCATAGTGCTTGGAAGTTTTGGAATTTCGCCTTTAGAATTTGCTAAATTTTATACGATGTTTGGGAATTATGGCGTGGTAAAAGAGCCTATTTTAATTAAAGAAGTGAAAAATAAAAATGGCGTTTTAGTCGCACAATTTAGCTCAAAAGAGACAAAAGTAAGTAAGCCAGAACAAAGCTTTTTGGTGCTTGATATGATGAAAAGTGTTGTTGAAAAAGGCACAGGACGCAATGCTAGAGTTGCAAATATAGAAATAGCTGGCAAAACAGGAACAACTAATAAAAGTGTCGATGCGTGGTTTTGTGGACTCACGCCAGAAATCGAAGCTTTGATTTGGTATGGCAATGATGATAATAAACCTATGCGTTACACTGAAGGTGGTGCTAGAACTGCTGCTCCCGTATTTAGAGATTTTTTAACACGCTATGTTGCAGCATTCCCAGAAACAAAACGCAAATTTGATGTGCCAAATGAAGTAAGACGCGGTACTTATAATGGCTCTAGGGAGTATTATACGCCTAAATCGCCTTTACCAAGTAAAAAATATCATCAAAATGAGATTTTGTTTTAA
- the alaS gene encoding alanine--tRNA ligase: MDIREAYLNFFASKGHEITASSPLVPDDASLLFTNAGMVPFKSIFTGELPRPTPPRKTSCQTCIRAGGKHNDLDNVGYTARHHTFFEMLGNFSFGDYFKEQAIAYAWEFVTQILELPKNKLYVTVHENDDEAFELWQKHIEKERIYKFGDKDNFWQMGDTGPCGPCSEIFYDQGAEHFNSSEDYMGGDGDRFLEIWNLVFMQYERSADGKLTPLPKPSIDTGMGLERVMAIKEGKFSNFDSSLFMPIINEIATLCGRAYVYESGASFRVIADHIRSSTFLLAQGVNFDKEGRGYVLRRILRRALRHGYLLGLKEPFMYKLVDVVCELMGRHYAYLNEKKEQIKEQIKLEEERFLSTIEKGIEIFNEELAKTTSVFSGEVAFKLYDTYGFPLDLTADMLREKNLSVDEERFETLMREQKQRAKAAWKGSGDKAMSGDFKALLERFGKNEFVGYTQNECKSQILALLDENFKTQDKLSVGQIGWVFLDKTPFYANSGGQVGDKGFLGESEISDTQKFFELNLSKITARQELKPNDTLLAHIDEDKREQIARHHSATHLLHYALREILGTHIAQAGSLVEFNKLRFDFSHPKALSKEELEKIENLVNKMIISSHPARLEEMSLDEAKKSGAIALFSEKYEDKVRVLTLGESKELCGGTHVKNSAEIGSFFILKESGVSAGVRRIEAVVSKAAHSYAKNALKELENLKEELKNNDLMSGISRLKNEISRLKNELKNSNSSELKSENIKGVQICVAKIESGDIKAMIDNFKNQFAKAVILLIQEKEGKINLAAGVKEAPLKAGVLVKETAQILGGNGGGRDDFATAGGKDSSKINEALQEAKKLIEKGL, encoded by the coding sequence ATGGATATTAGAGAAGCTTATTTAAATTTTTTCGCCTCAAAAGGACACGAGATAACAGCCTCAAGCCCCCTCGTGCCTGATGATGCAAGCCTACTTTTTACAAATGCGGGTATGGTGCCTTTTAAAAGTATTTTTACAGGTGAGCTTCCACGCCCTACTCCACCACGAAAAACTAGCTGTCAAACCTGCATAAGAGCAGGTGGAAAACACAATGACTTAGATAATGTCGGCTACACCGCACGCCATCATACCTTTTTTGAAATGCTTGGGAATTTTAGCTTTGGAGACTATTTTAAAGAACAAGCCATCGCTTATGCTTGGGAATTTGTAACGCAAATTTTAGAGCTACCTAAAAATAAGCTTTATGTAACGGTTCACGAAAATGACGATGAGGCTTTTGAACTTTGGCAAAAGCACATTGAAAAAGAACGCATTTATAAATTTGGTGATAAGGATAATTTCTGGCAAATGGGCGATACAGGTCCTTGCGGACCTTGTAGTGAAATTTTTTACGACCAAGGGGCGGAGCATTTTAATTCAAGCGAGGATTATATGGGCGGTGATGGAGACCGCTTTTTAGAAATTTGGAATCTTGTCTTTATGCAGTATGAAAGAAGTGCTGATGGAAAACTCACACCCCTACCAAAGCCTAGTATTGACACAGGAATGGGACTTGAGAGGGTTATGGCAATTAAAGAGGGTAAATTTAGCAACTTTGACAGCTCACTTTTTATGCCTATCATCAATGAAATAGCCACGCTTTGTGGTAGGGCTTATGTTTATGAAAGTGGGGCAAGTTTTAGAGTGATAGCCGACCACATCCGCTCAAGCACTTTTTTACTAGCACAAGGTGTCAATTTCGATAAAGAAGGGCGCGGCTATGTTTTACGCCGGATTTTACGCAGGGCTTTAAGACACGGCTATTTACTAGGACTTAAAGAACCTTTTATGTATAAGCTCGTTGATGTGGTTTGTGAGCTAATGGGGAGACATTATGCTTATTTAAACGAGAAAAAAGAGCAAATCAAAGAGCAAATCAAACTTGAAGAAGAACGCTTTTTAAGCACCATAGAAAAAGGGATAGAAATTTTTAATGAAGAATTAGCCAAAACAACAAGCGTTTTTAGTGGAGAAGTGGCTTTCAAGCTTTATGATACTTACGGCTTTCCGCTTGATTTAACTGCTGATATGCTAAGAGAGAAAAATTTAAGCGTCGATGAAGAGCGTTTTGAAACGCTAATGCGTGAGCAAAAACAAAGAGCAAAAGCCGCTTGGAAAGGAAGCGGGGATAAGGCTATGAGTGGGGATTTTAAAGCCTTGCTAGAACGCTTTGGCAAAAATGAATTTGTAGGCTATACGCAAAACGAATGCAAAAGCCAAATTCTAGCTCTTCTAGATGAAAATTTCAAAACACAAGATAAACTAAGTGTGGGGCAAATAGGCTGGGTTTTCTTAGACAAAACCCCTTTTTATGCAAATAGTGGCGGACAAGTGGGCGATAAAGGATTTTTGGGCGAAAGTGAAATTAGTGATACGCAGAAATTTTTTGAACTTAATCTTAGCAAAATTACCGCCAGACAAGAACTTAAGCCAAACGATACACTTTTAGCACACATTGATGAGGATAAAAGAGAACAAATTGCAAGACATCACTCCGCCACGCATTTGCTGCATTATGCTTTACGCGAAATTTTAGGCACTCACATCGCTCAGGCTGGTTCTTTGGTGGAATTTAATAAATTGCGTTTTGATTTTAGCCATCCAAAAGCTTTAAGTAAAGAAGAGTTAGAGAAAATAGAAAATTTGGTCAATAAAATGATAATTTCTTCTCACCCAGCCAGACTTGAAGAAATGTCCTTAGATGAAGCTAAAAAAAGTGGTGCAATCGCTCTTTTTAGCGAAAAATATGAAGATAAAGTAAGGGTTTTAACCTTAGGCGAGAGTAAAGAGTTGTGTGGCGGAACGCATGTGAAAAATAGTGCTGAAATAGGAAGCTTTTTTATCCTTAAAGAAAGCGGGGTAAGTGCTGGAGTTAGACGCATTGAGGCTGTCGTGTCAAAAGCAGCACATTCTTACGCTAAAAATGCTTTAAAAGAGCTTGAAAATTTAAAAGAAGAGCTTAAAAACAATGATTTAATGAGTGGTATTTCAAGGCTTAAAAATGAAATTTCAAGACTGAAAAACGAGCTTAAAAACTCAAATTCTAGCGAATTAAAAAGTGAAAATATCAAAGGAGTGCAAATTTGTGTCGCCAAAATAGAAAGTGGGGACATAAAGGCAATGATTGATAATTTTAAAAATCAATTTGCAAAAGCTGTTATTTTACTCATCCAAGAAAAAGAAGGCAAAATCAATCTCGCCGCAGGGGTTAAAGAAGCACCTTTAAAAGCGGGAGTTTTGGTTAAGGAAACGGCACAAATTTTAGGTGGAAATGGCGGGGGCAGAGATGACTTTGCCACAGCTGGAGGCAAGGATAGCTCCAAAATCAACGAAGCCTTACAAGAGGCTAAAAAACTTATAGAAAAGGGACTTTAA
- the hisS gene encoding histidine--tRNA ligase: protein MINALKGMKDVEGKYAFYYTKIIKICEEVAKNYGFSFINTPHLELSKLFKRSVGESSDIVGKEMYEFIDKGGNKVCLRPEGTAGVVRSYIEHKMDKAQSVKRWFYHGSMFRYERPQKGRLREFHQFGVESFGTTSVYEDASLILMLVEIFTRLNIKFSLIINSLGCPQCLPSYKKALMEFLDKQEGLCEDCLRRKDLNVIRILDCKNEHCQNLLQNAPLLSQKLCPSCQKDFTLLQTCLKENGVEFKLDDKLVRGLDYYSKTAFEFISDEIGAKAAIAGGGRYDRLIEYLGGKSGYGVGFALGIERLIAILEQKEEECEREGIYLCAMDENYVPKLLQIATNLRKNKKVFLSYEAKKLAKHLANADSANAEIFLCMGANEAQNQSLFYKNLKTKEEKQILISNLESGL from the coding sequence ATGATTAATGCTTTGAAAGGTATGAAAGATGTGGAGGGCAAATATGCCTTTTATTACACGAAAATCATAAAAATTTGCGAAGAAGTTGCTAAAAATTATGGCTTTAGTTTTATTAACACACCGCATTTAGAGCTTAGCAAACTTTTTAAAAGAAGCGTTGGGGAAAGCTCTGATATAGTCGGTAAGGAAATGTATGAATTTATCGATAAGGGTGGCAATAAAGTCTGCTTAAGACCAGAGGGGACGGCTGGAGTGGTGCGTTCCTACATAGAGCATAAAATGGATAAAGCACAGAGTGTAAAACGCTGGTTTTATCACGGCTCAATGTTTCGCTATGAAAGACCGCAAAAGGGGCGTTTGAGAGAATTTCATCAATTTGGCGTTGAAAGTTTTGGCACGACAAGTGTCTATGAAGACGCTTCACTTATCTTAATGCTAGTCGAAATTTTTACCCGTCTTAATATCAAATTTAGCCTTATTATCAATTCTTTAGGTTGTCCTCAATGCCTACCTAGTTACAAAAAAGCCTTAATGGAATTTTTAGACAAGCAAGAGGGTTTGTGTGAAGATTGCTTAAGACGCAAGGATTTAAATGTCATTCGCATTTTAGATTGCAAAAATGAGCATTGTCAAAATTTGCTTCAAAACGCTCCCCTTCTTAGTCAAAAGCTTTGCCCTTCTTGTCAAAAAGATTTTACGCTTTTACAAACTTGCTTAAAAGAAAATGGCGTGGAATTTAAGCTTGACGATAAGCTTGTAAGGGGGCTTGATTATTATTCTAAAACGGCTTTTGAATTTATCAGCGATGAGATAGGGGCTAAAGCGGCGATTGCTGGAGGTGGGAGATATGATAGATTGATAGAATATCTTGGTGGTAAAAGTGGTTATGGCGTAGGTTTTGCGCTTGGCATTGAAAGATTAATTGCGATTTTAGAGCAAAAAGAAGAAGAGTGCGAACGCGAGGGAATTTATCTTTGTGCTATGGATGAGAATTATGTGCCAAAACTGCTTCAAATCGCTACAAATTTAAGGAAAAATAAAAAGGTGTTTTTATCTTATGAAGCGAAAAAACTCGCCAAACATCTCGCAAATGCTGATTCTGCAAATGCTGAAATTTTCTTATGTATGGGCGCAAATGAGGCACAAAATCAAAGCTTATTTTATAAAAATTTAAAGACAAAAGAAGAAAAGCAAATTTTAATCTCAAATTTGGAGAGTGGTTTATGA
- the speA gene encoding biosynthetic arginine decarboxylase — MNSYGIDIWGDENFVIKNGKVCVNYGKKPAIIDMVKKMRNDGYRGPLLLRFPHLIQKQIENIYGSFTKARKEFDYKGGFNAVYPLKVNQYPGFVKNLVKLGKDYNYGLEAGSKAELLLAMAYNNEEAPITVNGFKDRELINIGFIAAEMGHNITLTIEGLNELEAIIDIAKERFTPKPNIGLRVRLHSAGVGIWAKSGGINSKFGLTSTELIEAVHLLKENKLIEQFSMIHFHLGSQINEIHPLKKALNEAGNIYTELRKMGAKNLKAINLGGGLAVEYSQFKDEKSRNYTLREYANDVVFILKNIAEQKSDIEPDIFIESGRFVAASHAVLIAPVLELFSQEYAESKLILEKQNPKLIDELYDLYKNIKPSNALEYLHDSIDHLESILTLFDLGYVDLKDRSNAEILTQLISKKAILLLKDKQNADLLAIQNEVQERYLVNFSLFQSMPDFWGLEQNFPIMPLDRLDEKPTRSASIWDITCDSDGEISYSKDNPLFLHDVDVEKENYFLGFFLMGAYQEVLGMKHNLFTHPTEAVIEIDEKDYSIKSIIEAQSILDTLEDLDYDIHAIMDILNERISGSKLVDEKQKKHILGELYLFLNDNGYLKSIGI; from the coding sequence ATGAATAGCTATGGAATAGACATTTGGGGAGATGAAAATTTCGTCATTAAAAATGGCAAAGTTTGTGTGAATTATGGTAAAAAACCCGCCATTATCGATATGGTTAAAAAAATGCGTAATGACGGATACAGAGGTCCCCTACTGCTTCGTTTTCCTCATCTTATACAAAAGCAAATTGAAAATATTTATGGGAGCTTTACTAAGGCGCGTAAGGAATTTGACTATAAAGGGGGTTTTAATGCTGTTTATCCGCTTAAAGTAAATCAATATCCCGGCTTTGTCAAAAACCTAGTCAAGCTTGGAAAAGATTATAATTACGGGCTTGAAGCAGGCTCAAAAGCCGAGCTTTTACTTGCAATGGCGTATAATAATGAAGAAGCACCCATTACGGTCAATGGCTTTAAGGATAGAGAGTTGATTAATATAGGCTTTATCGCCGCTGAAATGGGACACAACATCACGCTTACCATAGAGGGCTTAAATGAGCTTGAGGCGATTATCGACATCGCTAAAGAACGCTTCACTCCTAAACCAAATATAGGCTTAAGGGTGCGTCTTCATTCTGCTGGGGTAGGAATTTGGGCTAAAAGTGGAGGGATAAATTCCAAATTTGGGCTGACTTCAACCGAACTTATAGAAGCTGTGCATTTGCTTAAAGAAAATAAACTTATTGAGCAATTTAGTATGATACATTTTCATCTTGGCTCACAGATTAACGAAATTCACCCACTTAAAAAAGCCCTGAATGAAGCGGGAAATATTTATACAGAGCTAAGAAAAATGGGAGCTAAAAATTTAAAAGCTATTAATCTTGGCGGGGGTTTAGCGGTCGAATACTCACAATTTAAAGATGAAAAAAGTCGCAATTACACCTTAAGAGAATATGCTAACGATGTGGTTTTTATCCTTAAAAATATCGCCGAGCAAAAAAGCGACATTGAGCCTGATATTTTCATAGAAAGTGGGCGTTTTGTCGCCGCTTCACACGCGGTTTTAATCGCCCCTGTTTTAGAGCTTTTCTCACAAGAATACGCAGAAAGTAAGCTCATCTTAGAAAAACAAAATCCAAAACTCATTGATGAATTGTATGACCTTTATAAAAACATAAAACCCTCCAACGCCTTAGAATATCTACACGATAGCATTGACCATTTAGAGAGCATTTTAACGCTTTTTGATTTGGGCTATGTGGATTTAAAAGACCGCTCAAATGCTGAAATTTTAACCCAACTCATTAGCAAAAAAGCAATTTTGCTTCTTAAAGACAAGCAAAATGCAGATTTACTTGCGATACAAAATGAAGTGCAAGAGCGTTATTTGGTAAATTTCTCCCTCTTTCAAAGTATGCCTGATTTTTGGGGTTTGGAGCAAAATTTTCCTATTATGCCACTTGATAGGCTCGATGAAAAGCCTACAAGAAGTGCTAGTATTTGGGATATTACTTGTGATAGTGATGGTGAAATTTCTTATTCTAAAGATAATCCTCTCTTTTTACACGATGTTGATGTGGAGAAGGAAAATTATTTTTTAGGTTTTTTTCTTATGGGTGCTTATCAAGAAGTGCTTGGAATGAAGCATAATCTTTTTACCCACCCAACCGAAGCTGTCATTGAAATCGATGAGAAAGATTATAGCATTAAAAGCATTATCGAAGCACAATCCATACTGGATACTTTAGAAGATTTAGACTATGATATCCACGCGATTATGGATATTTTAAATGAGCGAATTTCTGGCTCAAAACTTGTCGATGAAAAACAAAAAAAGCACATTTTGGGTGAGCTTTATCTTTTCTTAAATGATAATGGTTATCTCAAAAGCATAGGGATTTAA
- a CDS encoding DEAD/DEAH box helicase family protein: MKLEDFPSPDKLYENYKVWKNLKEDSILKTKFDNTNIEKPLRYYQRVAVNETLAAVQKGAMRALLVLATGTGKTQVAYQIAHRLFN; encoded by the coding sequence ATAAAACTAGAAGACTTTCCAAGCCCCGATAAGCTCTATGAAAACTACAAAGTATGGAAAAACTTAAAAGAAGATAGTATTTTAAAAACCAAATTTGATAACACCAACATAGAAAAACCTTTACGCTACTATCAAAGAGTAGCCGTAAATGAAACTCTTGCTGCCGTGCAAAAAGGTGCAATGAGAGCCTTACTTGTCCTTGCCACTGGCACAGGCAAAACACAAGTCGCTTACCAAATCGCCCATCGTCTTTTTAACTAA